Within the Emticicia oligotrophica DSM 17448 genome, the region GAAGAATTTGTACAAGCAACCATGCAAAATCTCGACATGAACCACTTCCAATGGTTAGGGTTTCTTCACAATTTTGCACACCCGCTTCCATACGGATATTATAATTGAGAGCATTATAGACCTGTTGATTGAGATAAACCAAGAAATCAACGATGCTGATGTCTGCTTTTACTTGCATTTGCTCGATAAAAGCTTTGGTTTTTACGCCAATATCTTTAATTTCTAAATAGGGAGTTAACTCTTTCTTGAGAAGTTCGTCGTAATTAAATGGAAATTTCTCTGCATAAGTTTCTACAAAAAAATCAAAAGGATTGATTACTTGCAGACGAGCAATTACCTCTACTTCAATCTTCAGTTCGGTTGTTTTTTCAGGGAAAACTACTCGTGCTTGATAATTACCAAATGGGTCTTGCTGCCAGTTGATAAAATAATTTTCTGGATAAAGCTTAAACGAGTATCCCTCAATAGCCGTCCGAGAGTGTGGAGCGGGCCTTAGTCGAAAAATATGAGGTGATAAGCTTACACTCCTATCAAATTTGTAGGAGGTTTTGTGAGAAATGGCTACTTTAATCGACATAGTAAATTTAAGGCTTTGAATCAACTTATGTCAATATAGAATAAAAAAAACAGATATTTTAATTGCTTTAGCAGAAAACGATAAAAACCCTTGAATAATAATATTTTTGGGTAGATTAGTGCAAAGAAATACGCTTTAAAAATGAAAATTGGTCGAGACTTTTAATCCCGACCAAATGATTAAGAATTTAGGAATCAGTATTTCAAGTATTATGCTCCAACAGCTTTTTCAACTGAAGCTTTCATTTTCTCAAAACCCATTTTTGCAGCATCAAGGGCTGGCATTTTCCAATAATCTTCATTAAATACTTCTAAAGAAAGTACAATTGGTACATTTTTCTCATTCAGCATCTTGAAAATTGGTGTCAGTGGAGCCACACCATCACCCGGGAAAACTCGGTAACTATCGTTTATTTTTTCTCTTGAAACATTAGCAGGATAATCGTTTACGTGAAACATCTGCATACATTGGCCATTGAGCATTTTTAATGCATTTATTTCTGAACCACCTTTGTAAAGATGATAAACATCGGAAAGGATAACTGCTTTTGGATGTCCACTTTCAGCAGCTACAAAGAGGGCTTCGCCAAAAAGGTGTAAATTGGCCGAAAAACCCCACATTTCAAGTTGAGGTAGAACGCCCATTTCATCGCCTAAATCAAGCATTTGTTTGTAGCGGGCGGCTGCATTTTGTAGATTAATTCCCGCTTTGTTGGTAGCTCCAAATGGCGGAGCTGCAATTCGTTTACAACCGATTTCAGCCAACATCCCCATTTCTCGTTTGGTTTGGTCGAGTGCTTTCGCACGTTGATTTGGGTCATCAACAATCCAACTGGCAAAGCCTATGGCGTCTTCAATGGTTATTCCTAAATCTTTTGCCTTTTGACGAACATCTTTTAAATTTCCTCCTCCCGCTACAAATGCCTCAAGGGTTCTTATCCAAATTTCTATACCTGAATAGCCAGCTTTTGCCGCCACATCGAGTTCAGCCATCAAACCGATATTTTGCTTCATGATTGTACTGGTATTCAAGCAAAAACTAAAATTATGTTTAGCTATTTTTGGAGACTTAGCCGAGGCATTTTCTAGGCCTAAAGCTAATCCTGCCCCTGTTGCTAAGGTTGATTTAATGAGATTTCTACGTGATATATTTTCCATGAATTAATGATTTATTAGTGGTTGATTGTTGGGATGTTACTGATTCGTTAGT harbors:
- a CDS encoding sugar phosphate isomerase/epimerase family protein, with amino-acid sequence MENISRRNLIKSTLATGAGLALGLENASAKSPKIAKHNFSFCLNTSTIMKQNIGLMAELDVAAKAGYSGIEIWIRTLEAFVAGGGNLKDVRQKAKDLGITIEDAIGFASWIVDDPNQRAKALDQTKREMGMLAEIGCKRIAAPPFGATNKAGINLQNAAARYKQMLDLGDEMGVLPQLEMWGFSANLHLFGEALFVAAESGHPKAVILSDVYHLYKGGSEINALKMLNGQCMQMFHVNDYPANVSREKINDSYRVFPGDGVAPLTPIFKMLNEKNVPIVLSLEVFNEDYWKMPALDAAKMGFEKMKASVEKAVGA